The following proteins are encoded in a genomic region of Shinella zoogloeoides:
- the ligA gene encoding NAD-dependent DNA ligase LigA, with the protein MANAKTPVETLTEEEAAAELAYLAAEIARNDELYHGQDAPEISDADYDALKRRNEAIEALFPALVRDDSPSRRVGSAPLATFAPITHSRPMLSLDNTFSDEDVRDFVASVYRFLGRLPDDSIAFTAEPKIDGLSMSIRYENGRLVTAATRGDGTTGENVTANVLTITEIPDRLPAGAPAVVEVRGEVYMAKSDFLALNEKMAAEGKQTYVNPRNTAAGSLRQLDASVTASRKLRFFAYAWGEMSDMPADTQFGMIGVLKSWGFPVNPMTERLTRVDDIIAHYREIGLARPDLDYDIDGVVYKVDELALQERLGFRSRSPRWATAHKFPAEQAFTTVEKIDIQVGRTGALTPVARLVPVTVGGVVVTNATLHNADYIEGIGNSGERIREEGHDIRIGDTVIVQRAGDVIPQVLDVVMEKRPTEAQPYEFPKICPVCGSHAVRERHEKTGRLDSVTRCTGGFVCRAQAVEHLKHFVSRNAFDIEGLGSKQIDFFFEAEDPSLSIRTAPDIFTLKRRQEASLLLKLENIDGFGKVSVRKLFDAIDARRSIALNRFIYALGIRHVGETNAKILARAYGTYAAFEEAMKAAAPLSGEAWNELNSIDGIGEVVARAIVEFYKEPRNLDVLGRLLEEVVPEAAEAVVATSSPVAGKTVVFTGSLEKMTRDEAKAMAERLGAKVAGSVSKKTDLVVAGPGAGSKLDKAREFDVEVIDEDGWFERIRGS; encoded by the coding sequence ATGGCGAACGCGAAGACCCCCGTCGAGACCCTGACCGAAGAAGAAGCAGCAGCGGAGCTTGCCTATCTGGCGGCGGAGATCGCGCGCAACGACGAGCTCTACCACGGGCAGGACGCGCCGGAGATTTCGGATGCCGACTACGACGCGCTGAAGCGCCGAAACGAGGCGATCGAGGCGCTCTTTCCCGCGCTCGTCCGCGATGACAGCCCGTCGCGCCGCGTCGGCTCCGCGCCGCTTGCGACCTTCGCGCCGATCACCCATTCCCGCCCGATGCTCTCGCTCGACAATACGTTTTCCGATGAAGACGTGCGGGATTTCGTCGCCTCGGTCTACCGCTTCCTCGGCCGCCTGCCGGACGATTCGATCGCCTTCACCGCCGAGCCGAAGATCGACGGGCTTTCCATGTCGATCCGCTACGAGAACGGCCGCCTTGTGACCGCTGCGACCCGCGGCGACGGCACGACGGGCGAGAACGTCACGGCCAATGTGCTGACCATCACCGAAATCCCCGACCGCCTGCCGGCCGGCGCGCCGGCCGTCGTGGAGGTGCGCGGCGAGGTCTACATGGCCAAGAGCGATTTCCTCGCGCTCAACGAGAAGATGGCGGCGGAAGGCAAGCAGACCTATGTCAATCCGCGCAACACGGCCGCCGGCTCGCTCCGCCAGCTCGACGCCTCGGTGACGGCGAGCCGCAAGCTACGCTTCTTCGCATATGCCTGGGGCGAGATGTCGGACATGCCGGCGGACACGCAGTTCGGCATGATCGGCGTGCTGAAATCCTGGGGCTTCCCCGTCAACCCGATGACCGAGCGGCTGACCCGCGTCGACGACATCATCGCGCATTACCGCGAGATCGGCCTTGCCCGGCCGGACCTCGACTACGATATCGACGGCGTCGTCTACAAGGTGGACGAACTGGCGTTGCAGGAGCGCCTCGGCTTCCGCTCCCGCTCGCCGCGCTGGGCGACGGCGCACAAGTTCCCGGCCGAGCAGGCGTTCACCACCGTCGAGAAGATCGATATCCAGGTCGGGCGCACCGGCGCGCTGACGCCCGTCGCGCGCCTCGTGCCCGTCACTGTCGGCGGCGTGGTCGTCACCAATGCCACGCTGCACAATGCGGATTATATCGAGGGTATCGGCAACAGCGGCGAGCGCATCCGCGAGGAGGGGCACGATATCCGCATCGGCGATACCGTCATCGTCCAGCGGGCCGGCGACGTCATCCCGCAGGTGCTCGACGTCGTGATGGAAAAGCGGCCGACGGAAGCGCAACCCTACGAATTTCCCAAGATCTGCCCGGTCTGCGGCAGCCACGCCGTGCGCGAGCGCCACGAGAAGACGGGCCGGCTCGATTCCGTCACGCGCTGCACCGGCGGCTTCGTCTGCCGCGCGCAGGCGGTGGAGCACCTGAAGCACTTCGTCTCGCGCAACGCCTTCGACATCGAGGGGCTCGGCTCCAAGCAGATCGACTTCTTCTTCGAGGCGGAGGACCCGTCGCTGTCGATCCGCACGGCGCCCGATATCTTCACGCTCAAGCGGCGGCAGGAAGCCTCGCTGCTGCTCAAGCTGGAGAATATCGACGGCTTCGGCAAGGTCAGCGTTCGCAAGCTCTTCGACGCCATCGATGCCCGGCGCTCCATTGCCCTCAACCGCTTCATCTATGCGCTCGGCATCCGCCATGTCGGCGAGACCAATGCCAAGATCCTGGCGCGCGCCTATGGCACCTATGCCGCCTTCGAGGAGGCGATGAAGGCGGCGGCGCCGCTTTCGGGCGAGGCGTGGAACGAGCTCAACAGCATCGACGGCATCGGCGAGGTCGTCGCCCGGGCCATCGTGGAATTCTACAAGGAGCCGCGCAATCTCGACGTGCTCGGCCGGCTTCTCGAAGAGGTGGTGCCGGAGGCCGCCGAGGCGGTGGTGGCGACGTCGAGCCCGGTTGCCGGCAAGACGGTCGTCTTCACCGGCTCGCTGGAGAAGATGACGCGCGACGAGGCCAAGGCCATGGCCGAGCGGCTGGGGGCCAAGGTGGCGGGCTCGGTCTCCAAGAAGACCGACCTCGTGGTCGCCGGCCCCGGTGCGGGCTCCAAGCTCGACAAGGCGCGCGAGTTCGATGTCGAGGTGATCGACGAGGACGGCTGGTTCGAGCGCATCAGGGGATCGTGA